In Amycolatopsis sp. EV170708-02-1, the following are encoded in one genomic region:
- a CDS encoding VanW family protein has protein sequence MPQEPRWPESHAEQTDILPVVTPGFAESATPQEPAPPKRRRSYRKAAFIGGGVFGLLVVAYALDVLVSQGSVPRGVTVAGVDVGGMDRIAAEKELRGGIEPRLTRPVKIVAGDAEESLAPNNAGLRLDWPATLDQAGDQPLNPFTRIASFFSTTEVGVVTQTDDAKLTGALENLRDKVDRDPVEGTVRFEEAKPIAVEPKTGQKLDLEAAKKTILERWASGEPLNLAVTQTPVKVSPEAVHAALEQIAKPAVGAPMVIKGEGKDAVVKPEQIAGALTFEPVDGGVLNPKVDNNKIIEAAGPQLKSTEKEGKDAQIVFEGGKPTVQPSEDANVVDWEPSLKPVLDVLKRAAPRELPVTYKKTPAKVTTEQANQLGIKEVVSEFKTGGFAPDSGTNIRVVAQKVNGAIVKPNETFSLNGFTGPRGAAQGYVEAGVIKDGAPGREVGGGISQFATTLYNASYFAGMKDTEHKEHSYYISRYPAAREATVFQNHNGGSVIDLKFTNDGDTGVAIQTIWTPSDITIRLWGTKKYTVESIPGGRTNPSEPPTKPGPAENCKPSNGAPGFTTSDTRVIKDAATGREIRRHTRNVHYNPQPKITCGTE, from the coding sequence TTGCCGCAGGAACCGCGCTGGCCCGAGTCCCACGCTGAGCAGACGGACATTCTCCCGGTCGTCACGCCCGGGTTCGCGGAGTCTGCCACGCCGCAGGAGCCCGCGCCACCGAAGCGCCGTCGCAGCTACCGCAAGGCCGCCTTCATCGGCGGCGGCGTGTTCGGCCTCCTGGTCGTCGCGTACGCCCTCGACGTGCTGGTCTCCCAGGGCAGCGTCCCCCGCGGCGTCACCGTCGCCGGGGTCGACGTCGGCGGGATGGACCGCATCGCGGCCGAGAAGGAGCTCCGGGGCGGCATCGAACCGCGGCTGACCCGGCCGGTGAAGATCGTCGCGGGCGACGCCGAGGAGTCGCTGGCGCCGAACAACGCGGGCCTGCGCCTCGACTGGCCCGCCACCCTGGACCAGGCCGGCGACCAGCCGCTGAACCCGTTCACGCGGATCGCGTCGTTCTTCTCGACCACCGAGGTCGGCGTCGTCACCCAGACCGACGACGCCAAGCTCACCGGCGCGCTGGAGAACCTGCGCGACAAGGTCGACCGCGACCCCGTCGAAGGCACCGTGCGCTTCGAAGAGGCCAAGCCGATCGCCGTCGAGCCGAAGACCGGGCAGAAGCTCGACCTCGAAGCCGCCAAGAAGACCATCCTGGAGCGCTGGGCCAGTGGCGAGCCGCTGAACCTCGCGGTCACCCAGACCCCGGTCAAGGTCTCGCCGGAGGCCGTCCACGCCGCCCTCGAGCAGATCGCGAAGCCCGCCGTGGGGGCGCCGATGGTCATCAAGGGCGAGGGCAAGGACGCCGTCGTCAAACCCGAGCAGATCGCGGGCGCGCTGACCTTCGAGCCCGTCGACGGCGGCGTGCTGAACCCGAAGGTGGACAACAACAAGATCATCGAGGCCGCGGGCCCGCAGCTGAAGTCCACCGAGAAGGAGGGCAAGGACGCGCAGATCGTCTTCGAAGGCGGCAAGCCGACCGTCCAGCCTTCCGAGGACGCCAACGTCGTCGACTGGGAGCCGAGCCTCAAGCCGGTGCTCGACGTGCTCAAACGCGCAGCGCCGCGCGAGCTGCCGGTGACCTACAAGAAGACCCCGGCCAAGGTGACCACCGAGCAGGCGAACCAGCTCGGCATCAAGGAGGTCGTCAGCGAGTTCAAGACCGGCGGGTTCGCCCCGGACTCGGGGACGAACATCCGCGTCGTCGCGCAGAAGGTGAACGGCGCCATCGTGAAGCCGAACGAGACGTTCAGCCTCAACGGGTTCACCGGGCCGCGGGGTGCCGCACAGGGTTACGTCGAAGCCGGTGTCATCAAGGACGGCGCACCCGGCCGCGAGGTCGGCGGCGGGATCTCGCAGTTCGCGACCACGCTGTACAACGCCTCGTACTTCGCCGGTATGAAGGACACCGAGCACAAGGAACACAGCTACTACATCAGCCGCTACCCGGCCGCGCGCGAGGCGACCGTGTTCCAGAACCACAACGGCGGCAGCGTGATCGACCTGAAGTTCACCAACGACGGGGACACCGGTGTCGCGATCCAGACCATCTGGACGCCGTCGGACATCACGATCCGGCTGTGGGGCACCAAGAAGTACACCGTCGAGTCGATCCCGGGCGGCCGCACCAACCCGTCCGAGCCGCCGACGAAGCCCGGCCCCGCCGAGAACTGCAAGCCCAGCAACGGCGCGCCCGGTTTCACCACGTCGGACACCCGGGTCATCAAGGACGCCGCGACCGGCCGCGAGATCCGGCGCCACACCCGGAACGTGCACTACAACCCGCAGCCGAAGATCACCTGCGGCACGGAGTAG
- a CDS encoding MFS transporter, translating into MESQATFRQILAVGELRAIWFAELQSILGDQVARVALSVLVFQRTGSATWPALTYALTYLPDLVGGPLLGGLADRYPRRAVMVCSDVVRALLVAVLAVPGIPLPVLAAVLVVVQLANAPFTAAQAAVLPSVLSGDSYVLGQSLLKITNQIGQLAGFALGGAVIAAIGPGRGLTLDAVTFAVSAIVLRLGVRARPATGAEGPAKSTLRRLSAGARTIWRDRRLRALVGLAWLAGFVIVPEGLAVPYAAEIGGGPVTAGLLLAAHPAGIVLGAFALGRLVRPEVRLRLVGALALGAIVPLAAFWFRPSLPYAAGLLVLSGMCAAYQVTASTTFMRLVPDTERGQAFGLAGSGLIAVQGIGLIAGGLLVGVLGSPATTVSVIALAGLVVAVPATRAWRHVAPPHPL; encoded by the coding sequence GTGGAATCCCAGGCGACCTTCCGGCAGATCCTCGCGGTCGGTGAACTGCGGGCGATCTGGTTCGCGGAACTCCAGTCCATCCTCGGTGACCAGGTGGCCAGGGTCGCCCTGTCGGTGCTGGTGTTCCAGCGCACCGGTTCGGCGACGTGGCCCGCGCTGACGTACGCGCTCACCTACCTCCCCGATCTGGTCGGCGGACCGTTGCTCGGCGGTCTGGCCGACCGGTACCCGCGCCGCGCGGTGATGGTCTGCTCCGACGTCGTCCGCGCGCTCCTGGTCGCAGTGCTCGCCGTCCCCGGCATCCCGTTGCCCGTGCTCGCCGCCGTGCTGGTGGTGGTGCAGCTGGCCAACGCGCCGTTCACCGCCGCGCAGGCCGCGGTCCTCCCGTCGGTGCTCAGCGGGGACTCCTACGTGCTCGGCCAGTCCCTGCTGAAGATCACCAACCAGATCGGCCAGCTCGCCGGGTTCGCGCTGGGCGGCGCGGTGATCGCCGCGATCGGGCCGGGCCGCGGGCTGACGCTGGACGCGGTGACGTTCGCCGTCTCGGCGATCGTCCTGCGGCTGGGTGTCCGCGCGAGGCCCGCGACGGGGGCGGAAGGCCCCGCGAAGTCGACCCTGCGGCGGCTTTCGGCCGGCGCCAGGACGATCTGGCGTGACCGCCGATTGCGCGCGCTGGTCGGCCTGGCCTGGCTGGCGGGTTTCGTGATCGTGCCGGAAGGGCTCGCCGTGCCGTACGCCGCGGAGATCGGCGGCGGGCCGGTGACCGCGGGGCTGCTGCTCGCGGCGCATCCCGCGGGGATCGTGCTCGGGGCGTTCGCGCTGGGCCGCCTGGTGCGGCCCGAGGTCCGGTTGCGCCTGGTCGGCGCGCTGGCGCTCGGCGCGATCGTGCCGCTCGCGGCGTTCTGGTTCCGGCCATCGCTCCCCTACGCCGCCGGACTGCTCGTGCTGTCCGGGATGTGCGCGGCCTACCAGGTCACCGCGAGCACCACGTTCATGCGGTTGGTACCCGACACCGAACGAGGCCAGGCCTTCGGCCTCGCCGGGTCGGGACTCATCGCCGTGCAGGGAATCGGGCTGATCGCCGGCGGCCTGCTCGTCGGCGTGCTCGGTTCACCGGCGACGACGGTCTCGGTCATCGCACTCGCCGGTCTCGTAGTGGCTGTTCCGGCCACCCGGGCTTGGCGCCACGTGGCCCCACCGCACCCCCTTTAG
- a CDS encoding GGDEF domain-containing protein has translation MALTNWALWRLPNRGLIGFVLLVDVAAIAGSAWSFVRVPFTEGDALPFAILILSAVLYTELSRPVERVRERFAGTPHISLDSVWTFAAVLLVHPALAALVIAVSFFYRWFRGQPNPLFRRMFSTSATVLSGFAAAAYLSRYAVPFDVLPRDASSFGAVVAAGGVFLLVNTALMTVAVYYGTPHERLRDALAKPFEYALEAATIALGVIVAWALRDWPVVLLLVVGITLVLHRGVLLRQLKRQARSDAKTGLLNAKAWREAAADELDRARRAGRHTSLLMVDVDRFKLINDRHGHLVGDRYLAAIAETLRTEVRGTDLVGRFGGEEFVVLLPGTPAVHAHAIAERIRSSVASRAGDLPEHVTVSIGLADRPGVADLDTVLAVADRALYEAKNTGRNRTSGYQVTG, from the coding sequence GTGGCGCTAACGAATTGGGCGCTGTGGCGGCTACCCAACCGTGGTTTGATCGGCTTCGTCCTCCTGGTGGACGTCGCGGCGATCGCCGGATCCGCCTGGTCTTTTGTCCGGGTGCCGTTCACCGAGGGCGACGCCCTCCCCTTCGCGATCCTGATCCTCAGCGCCGTGCTGTACACGGAATTGTCGCGTCCGGTGGAGCGAGTCCGCGAACGGTTCGCCGGGACGCCGCACATCTCGCTCGACAGCGTGTGGACCTTCGCCGCCGTGCTGCTGGTGCATCCGGCGCTCGCCGCGCTGGTCATCGCCGTGTCGTTCTTCTACCGCTGGTTCCGCGGGCAGCCGAACCCGTTGTTCCGGCGGATGTTCTCCACCTCGGCGACCGTGCTCTCGGGGTTCGCGGCGGCCGCCTACCTTTCCCGCTACGCGGTCCCGTTCGACGTGCTCCCCCGCGACGCCTCGTCGTTCGGTGCGGTGGTCGCGGCGGGCGGGGTGTTCCTGCTGGTCAACACCGCGCTGATGACCGTCGCGGTGTACTACGGCACCCCGCACGAACGCCTGCGCGACGCGCTGGCGAAGCCGTTCGAGTACGCGCTCGAAGCGGCGACGATCGCGCTCGGCGTCATCGTCGCGTGGGCGCTGCGGGACTGGCCGGTGGTGCTGCTGCTGGTCGTCGGGATCACGCTGGTGCTGCATCGCGGTGTCCTGCTGCGGCAACTGAAACGGCAGGCGCGCAGCGACGCCAAGACCGGGCTGCTCAACGCCAAGGCGTGGCGTGAGGCCGCGGCCGACGAACTCGACCGCGCGCGGCGCGCGGGGCGGCACACGAGCCTGCTGATGGTCGACGTCGACCGGTTCAAACTGATCAACGACCGGCACGGGCATCTGGTCGGCGACCGGTATCTGGCGGCGATCGCGGAAACGCTGCGCACCGAGGTGCGGGGCACGGATCTGGTCGGGCGTTTCGGCGGCGAGGAGTTCGTCGTCCTGCTGCCCGGCACACCCGCCGTGCACGCCCACGCGATCGCGGAACGGATCCGGTCGAGTGTGGCTTCGCGCGCCGGCGACCTGCCCGAACACGTCACCGTGTCGATCGGCCTCGCCGACCGGCCGGGCGTCGCCGATCTGGACACGGTGCTCGCCGTCGCGGACCGGGCGCTGTACGAGGCCAAGAACACCGGGCGGAACCGGACTTCGGGCTACCAGGTCACCGGCTGA
- a CDS encoding TrpB-like pyridoxal phosphate-dependent enzyme: MAERTKYILDEADMPTRWYNVVPDLPEPPPPPLHPGTREPVGPDDLAPLFPQALIAQEVSTERYIDIPEEVLDVYRLWRPSPLFRARRLEKALGTPARIYYKYEGVSPVGSHKPNTAVPQAFYNAAEGVTRLTTETGAGQWGSALAFASAVFGLECEVWQVRASYDQKPYRKLMMETFGATVHPSPSELTESGRAILAADPGSTGSLGIAISEAVEQAAQAENTRYALGSVLNHVLLHQTIIGEEALKQFELAGDTPDVLVGCTGGGSNFGGLAFPFLREKLAGRMDPVIRAVEPAACPTLTRGKYAYDFGDTAGLTPLLKMHTLGHDFIPDPIHAGGLRYHGMSPLISHIYELGLIDAVAIGQEDCFAAGVRFARTEGIIPAPEPTHALAACIQEALRCKETGEEKVILTALCGHAHLDLPAYGAYLAGDISDHALPDEVLEKSLAGLP; the protein is encoded by the coding sequence ATGGCGGAGCGGACCAAATACATCCTCGACGAAGCCGATATGCCGACCAGGTGGTACAACGTCGTCCCGGATCTCCCGGAGCCGCCGCCACCGCCGTTGCATCCCGGCACCCGTGAACCGGTCGGCCCGGACGACCTCGCGCCGCTGTTCCCGCAGGCGCTCATCGCCCAAGAGGTCAGCACCGAGCGGTACATCGACATCCCGGAAGAGGTACTGGACGTCTACCGGCTGTGGCGTCCGTCGCCGCTGTTCCGGGCGAGGCGGCTGGAGAAGGCGCTCGGCACCCCCGCCCGCATCTACTACAAGTACGAGGGCGTCAGCCCGGTCGGCTCGCACAAGCCCAACACCGCCGTGCCGCAGGCGTTCTACAACGCGGCCGAGGGCGTCACCAGGCTGACCACCGAGACCGGCGCCGGGCAGTGGGGGAGCGCGCTCGCGTTCGCTTCCGCCGTCTTCGGGCTCGAGTGCGAGGTGTGGCAGGTCCGCGCTTCCTACGACCAGAAGCCGTATCGCAAGCTGATGATGGAGACCTTCGGCGCGACGGTGCACCCGAGCCCGTCCGAGCTGACCGAATCCGGCCGCGCGATCCTGGCCGCCGACCCGGGATCGACCGGCAGCCTCGGTATCGCGATCAGCGAGGCGGTCGAGCAGGCGGCGCAGGCGGAGAACACGCGCTACGCGCTCGGCAGCGTGCTCAACCATGTGCTGCTGCACCAGACGATCATCGGCGAAGAGGCGCTCAAGCAGTTCGAGCTGGCCGGGGACACGCCCGACGTCCTCGTCGGCTGCACCGGCGGCGGGTCGAACTTCGGCGGGCTCGCCTTCCCGTTCCTGCGCGAGAAGCTCGCCGGGCGGATGGATCCGGTGATCCGCGCGGTCGAACCGGCCGCCTGCCCAACGCTCACCCGAGGGAAGTACGCGTACGACTTCGGGGACACCGCGGGGCTGACACCGCTGCTGAAGATGCATACGCTCGGTCACGACTTCATCCCCGACCCCATCCACGCCGGTGGCCTGCGCTATCACGGGATGTCACCGCTGATCTCGCATATCTACGAACTCGGGCTGATCGACGCGGTCGCCATCGGGCAGGAGGACTGCTTCGCCGCGGGCGTGCGGTTCGCCAGGACGGAGGGCATCATCCCCGCGCCCGAGCCGACCCACGCGCTCGCGGCGTGCATCCAGGAAGCGTTGCGGTGCAAGGAAACCGGGGAGGAGAAGGTGATCCTGACCGCGCTGTGCGGGCACGCGCACCTCGATCTCCCGGCGTACGGGGCGTACTTGGCGGGCGACATCTCCGACCACGCGCTGCCGGACGAAGTCCTGGAGAAGTCCCTCGCCGGCCTCCCCTGA
- a CDS encoding arginase family protein, protein MGNFVLLDAPSNLGLRPPAEGAVPGCHKAPGALRDHGLLTRLGATDGGVVTPPRYLPDWSPGSGVRNAAGIAAYTAALAGRLAKIRADGGFPVVLGGDCSIALAAMLTLRREGRYGIVYFDGHDDFRHLGNSEHVANVGGEALAVVTGRGQPELADVDGLNPYVRDEDVLVLGVRAEESAEAREAGLRIVTSQEIMASGTDGALAAAREIFAPLDGFWIHIDIDTLDPEFVSAVDSPDPGGLSPDKLVELLRGLLAIPGAAGLELTIFDPDLDPDGTQAALVTDCLVRALEGTR, encoded by the coding sequence ATGGGGAATTTCGTACTGCTCGACGCACCGTCCAATCTCGGACTGCGCCCGCCGGCCGAAGGGGCGGTCCCCGGCTGCCACAAGGCACCGGGCGCGCTGCGTGACCACGGCCTGCTCACCCGTTTGGGGGCAACCGACGGCGGCGTCGTCACCCCGCCGCGGTACCTGCCCGACTGGTCACCCGGGAGCGGCGTGCGGAACGCGGCCGGGATCGCGGCCTACACCGCGGCCCTCGCCGGACGCCTCGCGAAGATCCGCGCGGACGGCGGCTTCCCGGTGGTGCTCGGCGGCGACTGCTCGATCGCGCTCGCCGCGATGCTGACGCTGCGTCGCGAAGGCCGCTACGGCATCGTCTACTTCGACGGGCACGACGACTTCCGCCATCTCGGCAATTCCGAGCACGTCGCCAACGTGGGCGGCGAGGCCCTCGCCGTCGTCACCGGCCGGGGCCAACCGGAACTGGCCGATGTGGACGGTCTGAATCCCTATGTCCGCGACGAAGACGTCCTCGTGCTCGGCGTTCGCGCGGAGGAATCCGCCGAGGCGCGGGAAGCCGGGCTTCGGATCGTGACCAGCCAGGAGATCATGGCGTCCGGCACCGACGGCGCGCTCGCCGCCGCCCGGGAGATTTTCGCGCCACTGGACGGTTTCTGGATCCACATCGACATCGACACGCTCGATCCGGAGTTCGTGTCCGCTGTGGACAGTCCCGATCCCGGCGGGCTCAGCCCGGACAAGCTCGTCGAACTGCTCCGCGGCCTGCTCGCGATCCCCGGTGCCGCCGGGCTGGAGCTGACCATCTTCGATCCCGACCTCGACCCCGACGGCACGCAGGCCGCCCTCGTGACGGACTGCCTCGTGCGCGCACTGGAAGGAACCCGATGA
- a CDS encoding dienelactone hydrolase family protein, whose protein sequence is MTEVTVADGSFDAPLWLPESGSGPGLVLIQEIFGLDDYLKSVAADLAALGYVVAVPELFWRISPGWSATHDEAGVSASMAVAGQLDPASAVTDVLATLATLRALPETDGRAGVFGFCLGGSMAYAAAAEGDPDVAVSYYGSRVPEQLPLLDEITCPIQFQFGGADPYIPVEGVRRLADAVAAHDGAEIHIHEGAGHAFHNHVAPMFHQPEPAAAAWALTLEFLGRTFPA, encoded by the coding sequence ATGACCGAGGTGACCGTCGCCGACGGCTCGTTCGACGCCCCGCTCTGGCTGCCCGAATCCGGCTCCGGCCCGGGCCTGGTGCTGATCCAGGAGATCTTCGGCCTCGACGACTACCTCAAGTCGGTCGCCGCCGACCTGGCCGCCCTCGGCTACGTCGTCGCGGTGCCCGAACTGTTCTGGCGGATCTCCCCGGGCTGGTCGGCCACGCACGACGAGGCAGGCGTCTCGGCGTCGATGGCCGTCGCCGGCCAACTGGACCCGGCGAGCGCCGTCACCGACGTGCTCGCCACTCTGGCGACGCTGCGGGCGCTGCCCGAAACCGACGGCCGCGCGGGCGTCTTCGGCTTCTGCCTCGGCGGCTCGATGGCCTACGCGGCCGCCGCCGAAGGCGACCCGGACGTCGCGGTCTCGTACTACGGCTCGCGCGTTCCCGAGCAGCTTCCGTTGCTGGACGAGATCACCTGCCCGATCCAGTTCCAGTTCGGCGGCGCGGATCCCTACATCCCCGTCGAGGGGGTGCGCCGCCTGGCCGACGCGGTCGCCGCTCACGACGGGGCGGAGATCCACATCCACGAGGGCGCGGGGCACGCGTTCCACAACCACGTGGCGCCGATGTTCCATCAGCCGGAGCCCGCCGCGGCGGCCTGGGCGCTGACGCTGGAGTTCCTGGGGCGGACCTTCCCGGCTTGA
- a CDS encoding PIG-L family deacetylase, giving the protein MATLVSFHAHPDDECIVAGGVMRKAFEEGHRVVLVVATRGEVGEVPDGFLDDGEELWQRRVQETHASAEVLGAKRVEFLGYTDSGMMGEPRNEVPGTFWQADVEEAAQRLAAILREEEADVLTVYDDNGGYGHPDHIQVHRVGMRAAELAGTPRVYEATSNSDEMRRGMEEAVRTGQMKAEDLPDFEDGSEFGKPEAILTARVDVTAYLPAKRAAMRAHASQISEDSFFLAMPDEAFAQAFGVEWFIRAGQGPGITETDLMAGL; this is encoded by the coding sequence ATGGCCACATTGGTGAGTTTTCACGCCCACCCCGACGACGAGTGCATCGTCGCGGGTGGCGTCATGCGCAAGGCCTTCGAGGAAGGTCACCGTGTCGTGCTCGTCGTCGCGACCAGGGGGGAGGTCGGCGAGGTGCCGGACGGTTTCCTCGACGACGGAGAGGAGTTGTGGCAGCGCCGCGTGCAGGAGACGCACGCATCCGCCGAGGTCCTGGGGGCCAAACGCGTGGAGTTCCTGGGGTACACCGATTCCGGCATGATGGGCGAGCCGCGCAACGAAGTGCCCGGCACGTTCTGGCAGGCCGACGTCGAGGAGGCCGCGCAGCGGCTGGCCGCGATCCTGCGCGAGGAGGAGGCCGACGTCCTGACCGTCTACGACGACAACGGCGGCTACGGGCATCCGGACCACATCCAGGTGCATCGCGTCGGGATGCGCGCGGCCGAGCTGGCGGGCACGCCGCGGGTCTACGAGGCGACCAGCAACAGCGACGAGATGCGCCGCGGCATGGAGGAGGCGGTGCGGACCGGGCAGATGAAGGCCGAGGACCTTCCCGATTTCGAGGACGGGTCCGAATTCGGCAAGCCGGAGGCGATCCTGACGGCGAGGGTCGACGTCACCGCGTACCTGCCGGCCAAGCGGGCCGCGATGCGCGCGCACGCCAGTCAGATCAGCGAGGATTCGTTCTTCCTCGCGATGCCCGACGAGGCCTTCGCGCAGGCGTTCGGCGTCGAGTGGTTCATCCGTGCCGGGCAGGGTCCGGGCATCACGGAGACCGACCTCATGGCGGGTCTCTGA
- a CDS encoding RidA family protein translates to MTIERHHPPGLHPTPTYHHVTIVEGRRDVHLAGQCPLTEDGKVVEGDVLAQVDQVVANTAAALAFAKATPADVVRTVIYVVTPDADVLSAVWDRFVESAIGEAFTTASTLLGVAQLGYPGQLVELDVTAATA, encoded by the coding sequence GTGACCATTGAACGCCACCATCCGCCCGGTCTGCACCCCACACCGACCTACCACCACGTGACCATCGTCGAAGGCCGGAGGGACGTCCACCTCGCCGGCCAGTGCCCGCTCACCGAAGACGGCAAGGTCGTCGAAGGCGATGTGCTCGCCCAGGTCGACCAGGTGGTCGCGAACACCGCCGCCGCGCTCGCCTTCGCCAAGGCGACCCCGGCGGACGTGGTGCGCACGGTGATCTACGTGGTGACGCCGGACGCGGACGTGCTTTCGGCGGTGTGGGACCGGTTCGTCGAGTCGGCGATCGGGGAGGCCTTCACCACCGCGAGCACCCTGCTCGGCGTCGCGCAGCTCGGCTACCCCGGGCAGCTCGTCGAACTCGACGTCACCGCCGCCACGGCCTGA
- the mtnA gene encoding S-methyl-5-thioribose-1-phosphate isomerase — protein MRRTIDWTGDAVTIIDQTLLPAEYRVLELRTVGELVAAIQRLAVRGAPALGAAGALGVVLATRAQGDVEAEARRVAQARPTAVNLSWGVSRALAKLPEGPEAVLAEALAILDEDERINHEASRLAADVVIEHCGRRPLRLLSHCNAGHLATVAWGSALGVVWHLQARGLVESVLVDETRPLLQGARLTAWELAEAGVPYRIQPDGAAAAAMSRGLVDCVLVGADRIAANGDVANKIGTYGLAIAAKHHGIPFVVVAPSSTVDTAMSDGAGIVIEERDPGEVLAFGGTKVAPEGAEVFNPAFDVTPHELITAVVTEQGILKA, from the coding sequence ATGCGCAGGACGATCGACTGGACCGGGGACGCGGTCACGATCATCGACCAGACCCTCCTTCCCGCCGAGTATCGCGTGCTCGAACTGCGCACGGTCGGCGAACTCGTCGCCGCCATCCAGCGGCTCGCGGTGCGCGGGGCACCGGCGCTCGGCGCGGCGGGGGCGCTCGGCGTCGTGCTCGCCACCCGCGCGCAAGGCGACGTCGAGGCCGAGGCGCGCCGCGTCGCCCAGGCCCGGCCGACCGCGGTCAACCTGAGCTGGGGCGTCTCCCGCGCCCTCGCGAAGCTGCCGGAGGGGCCGGAAGCCGTCCTCGCCGAAGCCCTCGCGATCCTCGACGAGGACGAACGGATCAACCACGAAGCCTCCCGGCTGGCGGCGGACGTGGTGATCGAACACTGCGGGCGGCGGCCGTTGCGGCTGCTGAGCCACTGCAACGCCGGTCACCTCGCGACAGTCGCCTGGGGCAGCGCGCTCGGCGTCGTCTGGCATCTGCAGGCCCGCGGCCTGGTCGAGTCCGTGCTCGTCGACGAGACCCGGCCCCTGCTGCAGGGCGCCCGCCTGACCGCCTGGGAACTGGCCGAAGCCGGTGTCCCGTACCGGATCCAGCCCGACGGAGCGGCCGCCGCGGCGATGAGCCGCGGCCTGGTCGACTGCGTGCTCGTCGGCGCCGACCGGATCGCCGCCAACGGCGACGTCGCCAACAAGATCGGCACCTACGGCCTGGCGATCGCGGCGAAGCACCACGGAATTCCCTTCGTGGTCGTCGCCCCTTCGTCCACTGTGGACACCGCGATGTCGGACGGCGCCGGGATCGTGATCGAGGAACGCGATCCCGGCGAGGTCCTGGCCTTCGGCGGTACGAAGGTCGCGCCCGAAGGCGCGGAGGTGTTCAACCCGGCCTTCGACGTGACGCCGCACGAGCTGATCACCGCGGTGGTGACCGAACAAGGAATCCTGAAGGCCTAG
- a CDS encoding GNAT family N-acetyltransferase produces the protein MSDDGLTLRTLTTDDLPALSDMLARAFLADPSEGFQYREGLVFEPERSHGVFDGDELIGMGEILTRKITVPGAGPTPFAGITSVGVAPGHRRRGALTRVMRAQLHGLHDDGAEPIAALWASEAVIYPRFGYGLAAQFYRAKIRAKSAFRPGVELEAERVREVGREQAIPLIKAIYEKEAPQRVGALDRPGATWEFNLDDPERRRNGATALRFAVLPDGYVIYRVKNDWNEEGPRGILSVQELVATTPEAYATLYRFLLDYDLVVTVEVLAALDEPLVHLLANPRAMTRSGGDSLWLRLVDVDRALVTRHYNAPVDLVFGVRDAFCPWNTGNWRLVAGADGHAEVTRVEDAPDLELDVTDLGAIFLGGTRPSTLSAAGRIKERTAGAVSRATAAFAGDREPSCLESF, from the coding sequence GTGAGCGACGACGGCTTGACCCTCCGCACCCTGACCACCGACGACCTGCCCGCACTTTCGGACATGCTGGCGCGTGCCTTCCTCGCCGATCCCTCGGAAGGGTTCCAATACCGCGAAGGGCTGGTGTTCGAACCCGAGCGTTCACACGGCGTCTTCGACGGCGACGAGCTGATCGGGATGGGGGAGATCCTCACCAGGAAGATCACCGTTCCCGGTGCGGGGCCGACACCGTTCGCGGGGATCACGTCGGTCGGCGTCGCCCCGGGGCATCGGCGGCGGGGCGCGCTCACCCGGGTCATGCGGGCGCAGCTGCACGGCCTGCACGACGACGGCGCCGAACCGATCGCCGCGTTGTGGGCGTCGGAAGCCGTGATCTACCCCCGCTTCGGCTACGGGCTCGCGGCGCAGTTCTACCGCGCGAAGATCCGCGCGAAGTCCGCGTTCCGGCCCGGTGTCGAACTCGAAGCCGAGCGAGTACGCGAAGTCGGCCGCGAGCAGGCGATCCCGCTGATCAAGGCGATCTACGAAAAGGAAGCGCCCCAACGGGTCGGCGCGCTGGACCGGCCCGGGGCGACGTGGGAGTTCAACCTCGACGACCCGGAGCGGCGGAGGAACGGCGCGACCGCGCTGCGGTTCGCCGTCCTGCCCGACGGCTACGTGATCTACCGGGTGAAGAACGACTGGAACGAGGAAGGCCCGCGAGGGATCCTGAGCGTGCAGGAGCTGGTCGCGACCACGCCGGAGGCGTACGCGACGCTGTACCGCTTCCTGCTCGACTACGACCTCGTCGTCACGGTGGAGGTGCTGGCCGCCCTCGACGAACCGCTCGTCCATCTGCTCGCCAACCCGCGCGCCATGACCCGGTCCGGTGGCGACTCCCTGTGGCTGCGGCTCGTCGACGTCGATCGGGCCCTGGTCACTCGGCACTACAACGCCCCGGTGGACCTGGTGTTCGGCGTCCGCGACGCCTTCTGCCCGTGGAACACCGGGAACTGGCGGCTCGTCGCCGGCGCGGACGGCCACGCGGAGGTGACGCGGGTGGAGGACGCGCCGGATCTCGAACTGGACGTCACCGACCTCGGCGCGATCTTCCTCGGCGGCACCAGGCCGAGCACCCTGTCCGCGGCGGGCCGGATCAAGGAGCGGACCGCCGGCGCGGTTTCGCGGGCGACGGCGGCGTTCGCCGGCGACCGTGAGCCCTCCTGCCTGGAATCCTTCTAG